One Euphorbia lathyris chromosome 1, ddEupLath1.1, whole genome shotgun sequence DNA segment encodes these proteins:
- the LOC136221274 gene encoding pre-rRNA-processing protein ESF2 isoform X1, with translation MGDSLTTFSPSGKLVQIEHALTAVGSGQKAANGVVITTEKKLPSILVDEASQIQKIQSLTPTPQSVLIGENIGVEKGKKERKKRKKQVLQANVVDDEQYVDREGFSAGVNVLAVNGNNDKKKQLLKETAEEEQAPNEINPIEDKDIKPDSKAIKRIKKKKARLLQEAATADRRGICYLSRIPPHMDHVMLRHILSQYGEIQRIYLSPAAPTAQVHRKRAGNQDQAFSEGWVEFTNKSTAKRVANMLNGEQIGGRKRSQFYYDIWNIKYLSKFKWDNLTEEIAYKSAAREQKLALEISAAKRERDFYLTKVEKSRALTSIEERLKKKQKLGKESGVEVSVVEQAPKFIRQFPQKRPVVDRSQQTKSQLSKDILAGVFVC, from the exons ATGGGAGATAGTCTCACCACTTTCAG TCCATCTGGGAAGCTTGTTCAGATTGAACATGCCCTAACAGCTGTTGGATCGGGCCAAAAAG CTGCTAATGGTGTTGTCATCACAACAGAGAAGAAACTGCCATCTATTTTGGTGGATGAAGCATCT CAGATTCAAAAGATTCAGTCATTGACTCCAACTCCTCAATCTGTTCTAATTGGTGAAAATATTGGCGTGGAAAagggaaaaaaagaaagaaagaaaaggaagaaacaAGTCTTACAAGCGAATGTTGTGGACGATGAGCAATATGTTGATAGGGAGGGTTTTTCAGCAGGGGTGAATGTGCTGGCTGTTAATGGAAACAATGACAAAAAGAAACAGTTATTAAAGGAAACTGCAGAGGAAGAACAGGCTCCTAATGAAATAAATCCAATAGAAGACAAGGATATAAAACCCGACAGCAAAGCAATCAAGaggattaaaaagaaaaaggcacGATTACTACAGGAAGCAGCTACGGCTGATAGGCGTGGGATTTGCTACTTGAGTCGAATTCCTCCTCACATGGATCATGTAATGCTTCGTCATATTCTCTCTCAATATGGAGAAATACAAAGGATATACCTTTCACCTGCAG CTCCCACTGCTCAAGTACATCGCAAAAGAGCTGGTAATCAAGACCAGGCATTCTCTGAAGG GTGGGTTGAGTTCACCAATAAAAGCACAGCAAAAAGAGTTGCTAACATGTTAAATGGTGAACAGATAG GTGGGAGGAAAAGGTCACAATTCTATTACGACATTTGGAACATCAAGTACTTAAGTAAATTCAAATGGGACAATCTTACAGAAGAAATAG CTTACAAGAGTGCTGCGCGGGAGCAAAAATTAGCTCTCGAAATTTCTGCTGCAAAGAGAGAGCGGGATTTCTATCTTACTAAAGTGGAGAAGTCTCGTGCTTTGACCTCTATAGAAGAACGGTTAAAGAAG AAGCAAAAGCTTGGAAAGGAGTCAGGAGTGGAGGTTTCTGTAGTTGAGCAAGCCCCTAAGTTCATTCGTCAATTTCCACAAAAGCGACCTGTTGTAGATAGATCACAACAAACAAAATCTCAACtctccaaagacattctggctGGG GTATTTGTTTGTTGA
- the LOC136221274 gene encoding pre-rRNA-processing protein ESF2 isoform X2 gives MGDSLTTFSPSGKLVQIEHALTAVGSGQKAANGVVITTEKKLPSILVDEASIQKIQSLTPTPQSVLIGENIGVEKGKKERKKRKKQVLQANVVDDEQYVDREGFSAGVNVLAVNGNNDKKKQLLKETAEEEQAPNEINPIEDKDIKPDSKAIKRIKKKKARLLQEAATADRRGICYLSRIPPHMDHVMLRHILSQYGEIQRIYLSPAAPTAQVHRKRAGNQDQAFSEGWVEFTNKSTAKRVANMLNGEQIGGRKRSQFYYDIWNIKYLSKFKWDNLTEEIAYKSAAREQKLALEISAAKRERDFYLTKVEKSRALTSIEERLKKKQKLGKESGVEVSVVEQAPKFIRQFPQKRPVVDRSQQTKSQLSKDILAGVFVC, from the exons ATGGGAGATAGTCTCACCACTTTCAG TCCATCTGGGAAGCTTGTTCAGATTGAACATGCCCTAACAGCTGTTGGATCGGGCCAAAAAG CTGCTAATGGTGTTGTCATCACAACAGAGAAGAAACTGCCATCTATTTTGGTGGATGAAGCATCT ATTCAAAAGATTCAGTCATTGACTCCAACTCCTCAATCTGTTCTAATTGGTGAAAATATTGGCGTGGAAAagggaaaaaaagaaagaaagaaaaggaagaaacaAGTCTTACAAGCGAATGTTGTGGACGATGAGCAATATGTTGATAGGGAGGGTTTTTCAGCAGGGGTGAATGTGCTGGCTGTTAATGGAAACAATGACAAAAAGAAACAGTTATTAAAGGAAACTGCAGAGGAAGAACAGGCTCCTAATGAAATAAATCCAATAGAAGACAAGGATATAAAACCCGACAGCAAAGCAATCAAGaggattaaaaagaaaaaggcacGATTACTACAGGAAGCAGCTACGGCTGATAGGCGTGGGATTTGCTACTTGAGTCGAATTCCTCCTCACATGGATCATGTAATGCTTCGTCATATTCTCTCTCAATATGGAGAAATACAAAGGATATACCTTTCACCTGCAG CTCCCACTGCTCAAGTACATCGCAAAAGAGCTGGTAATCAAGACCAGGCATTCTCTGAAGG GTGGGTTGAGTTCACCAATAAAAGCACAGCAAAAAGAGTTGCTAACATGTTAAATGGTGAACAGATAG GTGGGAGGAAAAGGTCACAATTCTATTACGACATTTGGAACATCAAGTACTTAAGTAAATTCAAATGGGACAATCTTACAGAAGAAATAG CTTACAAGAGTGCTGCGCGGGAGCAAAAATTAGCTCTCGAAATTTCTGCTGCAAAGAGAGAGCGGGATTTCTATCTTACTAAAGTGGAGAAGTCTCGTGCTTTGACCTCTATAGAAGAACGGTTAAAGAAG AAGCAAAAGCTTGGAAAGGAGTCAGGAGTGGAGGTTTCTGTAGTTGAGCAAGCCCCTAAGTTCATTCGTCAATTTCCACAAAAGCGACCTGTTGTAGATAGATCACAACAAACAAAATCTCAACtctccaaagacattctggctGGG GTATTTGTTTGTTGA
- the LOC136221310 gene encoding proteasome subunit alpha type-2-A: protein MGDSQYSFSLTTFSPSGKLVQIEHALTAVGSGQTSLGIKAANGVVIATEKKLPSILVDEASVQKIQSLTPNIGVVYSGMGPDFRVLVRKSRKQAEQYHGLYKEPIPVTQLVRETAAVMQEFTQSGGVRPFGVSLLVAGYDDKGPQLYQVDPSGSYFSWKASAMGKNVSNAKTFLEKRYTDDMELDDAVHTAILTLKEGFEGQISGKNIEIGIISADKKFRVLTPAEIDDYLAEVE from the exons ATGGGAGATAGTCAGTACTCGTTTTCCCTCACCACTTTCAG TCCATCTGGGAAGCTTGTTCAGATTGAACATGCCCTAACAGCTGTTGGATCGGGCCAAACATCTTTAGGGATTAAAG CTGCTAATGGTGTTGTCATCGCAACAGAGAAGAAACTGCCATCTATTTTGGTGGATGAAGCATCT GTTCAAAAGATTCAGTCATTGACTCCAAATATTGGAGTTGTTTATAG TGGCATGGGTCCTGATTTCAGAGTTCTGGTTCGAAAAAGCAGGAAGCAAGCAGAGCAATATCACGGCTTATACAAA GAACCAATCCCTGTTACGCAGCTTGTAAGGGAAACTGCTGCTGTCATGCAAGAGTTCACTCAATCTGG TGGTGTTAGGCCTTTTGGTGTATCCCTGTTGGTTGCAGGGTATGATGACAAGGGTCCACAATTATATCAG GTGGATCCATCAGGTTCATATTTCTCTTGGAAAGCTTCAGCCATGGGGAAAAATGTTTCTAATGCAAAGACATTTCTTGAGAAGAG GTATACAGATGATATGGAGCTCGATGATGCTGTTCATACTGCAATATTAACATTGAAAGAAGG GTTTGAAGGACAAATCTCAGGCAAAAACATTGAGATTGGCATAATCAGCGCCGACAAAAAATTCAG GGTACTAACGCCAGCTGAAATCGATGATTACTTGGCCGAGGTGGAATAA